The Dunckerocampus dactyliophorus isolate RoL2022-P2 chromosome 16, RoL_Ddac_1.1, whole genome shotgun sequence genome includes a window with the following:
- the fgl1b gene encoding fibrinogen like 1B, which produces MKIYSGFILEHTFMFLLFLVFPSKTSSSHQFSVCGPEVAALKRSIKKLENKLLIGAWQVEYLQRHKHFRPITPGRIMSTSTPYADTNNSSSSNDSSSVGTLGGANVTTLPPAGSLIVHDRDCSELFDRMKPPSGFYRIRPKSHQEPFLVYCDMDDGGGWTVFQRRRHGKVDFDRDWVDYRDGFGDFKLWNDEFWLGNEHMYSLLSEGKNLLKIDLMDWEGKRSHAFYDNFHITNEADRYRLQYRMYSGRAGDALAGGGGMVEQWSACLSGMQFSTRDQDNDRYIQGSCAQENNAGWWYNRCHVANLNGKFYRRGKYKGQFDNGVVWGTWRGLWYSLRHTTMKVRPLLFLDAMGSGGGDV; this is translated from the exons ATGAAG ATTTACAGTGGCTTCATTCTAGAACACACCTTCATGTTTCTATTGTTCTTGGTTTTCCCAAGCAAGACTTCATCATCACATCAGTTCTCA GTATGTGGTCCCGAGGTAGCAGCTCTCAAGCGGAGCATCAAGaaactggaaaacaaactcctcATCGGAGCTTGGCAGGTGGAATACTTGCAGAGGCACAAACACTTCCGTCCAATAACCCCTGGCCGGATTATGTCAACTTCCACTCCATACGCTGAtaccaacaacagcagcagcagcaacgaCAGCAGCAGTGTTGGAACGCTGGGCGGCGCCAACGTGACAACACTTCCACCAGCAGGAAGCTTGATCGTCCATGACAGAG ACTGTTCTGAGTTGTTTGACAGAATGAAACCACCAAGTGGTTTTTACCGCATCAGACCCAAATCGCACCAGGAGCCCTTTTTGGTCTACTGTGACATGGACGATGGAGGAGGATGGACAGTTTTCCAGAGACGGCGACATGGAAAAGTTGACTTTGACAG GGACTGGGTGGACTACAGAGACGGATTTGGAGACTTCAAACTGTGGAACGACGAGTTCTGGTTGGGAAACGAGCACATGTATTCTCTGCTCTCGGAAG GTAAGAACCTGCTGAAGATCGACCTAATGGACTGGGAAGGAAAGAGAAGTCATGCTTTTTATGACAACTTCCACATCACCAATGAGGCT GATCGATATCGCCTCCAGTACAGGATGTACAGCGGCCGAGCTGGGGATGCCCTGGCCGGTGGTGGGGGCATGGTGGAGCAGTGGTCCGCCTGCCTCAGTGGCATGCAGTTCAGCACCAGGGATCAG GACAATGATCGCTACATTCAGGGCAGCTGTGCCCAGGAGAATAATGCTGGTTGGTGGTACAACAG ATGCCATGTCGCCAACCTGAACGGGAAGTTCTACCGCAGAGGAAAGTATAAGGGTCAGTTTGACAATGGTGTGGTGTGGGGCACCTGGAGGGGCCTTTGGTATTCGCTCCGACACACCACCATGAAGGTGCGCCCTCTGCTTTTCTTGGACGCCATGGGCAGTGGTGGCGGGGATGTTTAA
- the proser1 gene encoding proline and serine-rich protein 1 isoform X1 gives MDKKSFDIVLDEIRKCVLTDQRIKAIEQVHGYFSSEQVMEILKYFSWAEPQIKAVKALQHKMVAIPTTKVANILNCFTFSKDRLIVLELIALNISDAQNYRPVEDLFRIHLSEKKRARRILEQVCKVGCKAPVAMISSCGIIPGNPYPKGRPSLVAGTFPGIPPIKKEGEKKDDTANSMEGKGIAARIIGPFKPFPSSYNPHRPVPYPIPPCRPHATIAPSAYNNAGLVSVGGVITANVPPPPYNSTHKVAGYTKPGNPQNTTPGVNSGPLLIPHGSTPSTPLPPQASPAQPPPTTPITPVFPGMVPSHNPNAPSPSPAPSPSVIKAGPQTPTGHATPTPSSVIKAHTPSGTPCGTPVPGSGGFPSSPFHSVSRPGTPATSRSGPDVLSQVNSMALTQQRTFSQSTDHQAGPAFHSITPQTGNHSGSVIRSYTPSGTPSTTPGIPSCSTPGPSPKPSHGHPPQAQAAMGPRGVLTHEQQRAALSRHAGGSSSGSNSPVPSAFKGTSHSGAPSASPLLVPGSAQAALARSLGLAHPSGSPQVSLPSPAAISGLQALSASPGPTHYQGLSPFPALSSSIPPTSIPSSISAMPPSANISNPPPTSIYPGLTPSAAPNAAAPFGLGLTSAPSIFPGLPPGASPAAFPGLGVSGGHGAGSPVLPSFIGLPGAAPSSVASVAPLQAAAVAAAAAAGVPASSPVLPGFASAFSSNFQPGLSSGLQAPAGSGFPGLLSFPGVPGFSPSASPAALGGLHNPTMQPGLLQAHPTSALERFPPQPNSFTNYPAGPGNPFPLQPGLHPQLGWQ, from the exons ATGGATAAGAAATCATTTGACATCGTCTTGGATGAAATAAGGAAG TGTGTCCTGACTGATCAACGCATAAAAGCCATCGAGCAGGTTCATGGATACTTCTCCAGTGAACAG GTGATGGAGATACTGAAATACTTTTCATGGGCAGAACCTCAGATTAAAGCCGTAAAAGCTCTGCAGCAT AAAATGGTTGCAATCCCGACAACGAAAGTCGCAAACATTCTGAACTGTTTCACCTTTTCAAAGGACAGGCTGATTGTCTTGGAGCTGATTGCTTT GAACATTTCAGATGCCCAGAATTACCGCCCTGTAGAAGATTTGTTTCGCATCCACTTGTCGGAGAAGAAACGGGCTCGCAGGATCCTGGAGCAG gtatGCAAGGTGGGTTGCAAGGCGCCTGTAGCCATGATCTCATCCTGCGGTATAATACCAGGAAATCCATACCCAAAAGGGAGACCCAGTCTAGTTGCTGGCACATTTCCA GGAATCCCTCCAATTAAAAAGGAAGGGGAGAAGAAAGACGACACTGCAAACAGTATGGAGGGGAAAGGGATTGCCGCTCGGATAATTGGACCTTTCAAACCA TTTCCTTCAAGCTACAACCCTCATCGCCCCGTGCCCTACCCCATACCCCCGTGCAGACCCCACGCTACCATTGCACCAA GTGCGTACAACAACGCAGGCCTTGTTTCTGTGGGAGGGGTCATAACGGCCAATGTGCCCCCTCCTCCCTACAACTCCACCCACAAAGTAGCAG GTTATACCAAACCAGGCAACCCCCAGAACACTACACCAGGAGTCAACAGTGGGCCGCTGCTAATTCCGCATGGCTCCACACCGTCCACTCCCCTCCCACCCCAGGCTTCCCCCGCCCAGCCACCTCCCACAACTCCCATCACACCTGTTTTTCCCGGTATGGTGCCCTCTCACAACCCCAACGCTCCATCTCCGTCCCCGGCACCTTCTCCATCTGTGATCAAAGCAGGTCCGCAGACCCCCACCGGCCATGCCACACCTACACCATCGTCTGTCATTAAAGCCCACACGCCCTCAGGAACCCCTTGTGGAACTCCTGTTCCTGGCAGCGGGGGGTTCCCCTCTTCTCCTTTCCATTCTGTTTCTCGACCGGGCACCCCTGCCACCTCCCGCAGTGGCCCCGATGTCCTGTCTCAGGTGAACTCCATGGCATTGACTCAGCAGAGGACGTTCTCCCAGTCTACAGACCATCAAGCAGGACCTGCCTTCCATAGCATAACCCCACAAACAGGTAACCACTCTGGCTCGGTGATTCGTAGCTACACCCCCTCTGGAACGCCATCTACCACCCCAGGGATTCCAAGTTGTTCCACCCCAGGCCCCAGCCCCAAACCCTCCCATGGTCATCCTCCCCAGGCTCAGGCTGCCATGGGTCCACGTGGAGTCCTTACGCACGAGCAGCAGCGTGCAGCTCTCAGCAGACACGCAGGAGGTAGCAGTAGTGGTAGTAACAGCCCCGTGCCTTCTGCTTTCAAGGGGACGTCTCATTCTGGAGCGCCATCTGCGAGCCCTCTGTTGGTCCCCGGATCGGCGCAGGCTGCCTTGGCCCGTTCTTTAGGGCTGGCACACCCCTCAGGTTCTCCTCAAGTCTCCCTCCCCAGTCCTGCTGCCATCTCCGGCCTCCAGGCTTTGTCTGCCAGCCCAGGCCCAACTCACTATCAGGGCCTCTCCCCGTTCCCCGCTCTGTCTTCCTCCATTCCTCCTACCTCCATCCCCTCATCGATATCCGCCATGCCCCCCTCGGCCAATATCTCTAATCCCCCGCCAACCTCAATCTACCCCGGCCTGACTCCCAGCGCTGCACCTAACGCAGCCGCTCCTTTTGGCTTAGGCCTCACGTCTGCTCCCTCTATATTCCCAGGCCTACCGCCTGGTGCAAGCCCTGCTGCTTTCCCAGGTTTGGGCGTTTCAGGAGGCCACGGTGCAGGGAGCCCAGTGTTGCCTTCTTTCATAGGCCTACCAGGAGCGGCTCCGTCGTCTGTTGCATCGGTGGCACCACTGCAGGCGGCAGCtgtagcagcagcagccgcaGCTGGCGTACCGGCATCATCGCCGGTTTTACCCGGGTTTGCGTCTGCCTTCAGCTCCAACTTCCAGCCTGG GCTGAGCAGCGGCCTCCAGGCTCCAGCTGGCAGCGGGTTCCCTGGATTGCTGTCCTTCCCGGGCGTCCCTGGCTTCTCGCCGTCCGCCTCCCCTGCTGCTCTCGGTGGTCTCCACAATCCAACCATGCAGCCTGGTTTGCTGCAg GCTCATCCCACATCTGCTTTGGAAAGGTTCCCCCCTCAGCCTAACTCTTTCACCAACTACCCCGCAGGCCCAGGAAATCCCTTCCCCCTCCAGCCTGGCCTGCATCCCCAGCTGGGTTGGCAGTGA
- the vps36 gene encoding vacuolar protein-sorting-associated protein 36 isoform X1, with protein sequence MDRFSWSNGLLEINETLVIQQRGVRLYDGDEKAKLDVGIVLLSTHHLIWRDAKNHECCISMPLSQIIFFEEQAAGIGKSAKIVIHLHPAPPHKEQGPYQHSKFSYIKLSFKEHGQIEFFRRLTEEMTQKRWENTPVSQHISSAISSQSGRTRAVGIVGIERKIEERRKETDKNISEAFEDLSKLMVKAKEMVELSKSIANKIKDKQGDITEDETIRFKSYLLSMGIANPVTRETHGSGTHYHMQLAKQLGDMLQAPLEERGGMMALTEVYCLVNRARGMELLSPEDLLNACKMFESLNLPLRLCVFDSGVMVVQLQSHSEEEMIASALDNVSEKGSLTAEEFAKLLGLSVLLSKERLLLAEKMGHLCRDDSVEGLRFYPNLF encoded by the exons ATGGATCGCTTTTCATGGTCAAATGGTCTTTTAGAAATCAACGAGACGTTGGTAATACAACAACGAGGCGTCAGATTGTATGACGGCGACGAAAAG GCTAAACTGGATGTTGGAATTGTCTTATTGAGTACACATCACTTGATTTGGAGGGACGCAAAAAATCAC GAATGCTGTATTTCCATGCCACTGTCGCAGATCATCTTTTTTGAGGAACAGGCTGCAGGAATAGGGAAGAG TGCAAAAATTGTTATTCATCTGCACCCTGCACCGCCCCACAAGGAGCAAGGCCCTTACCAACACAGCAAGTTTTCCTACATCAAGCTCTCCTTTAAAGAACATGGACAGATTGAG tttttCAGGAGGCTAACAGAGGAAATGACTCAGAAAAGGTGGGAGAACACGCCCGTTTCACAACACATCTCATCAGCAATTTCGTCACAG TCAGGAAGGACGCGCGCGGTGGGGATTGTTGGCATCGAGCGTAAGATAGAGGAGAGGAGGAAAGAAACGGACAAAAACATCTCCGAG gCCTTTGAGGATCTCAGTAAGCTTATGGTAAAG GCCAAGGAGATGGTGGAGCTGTCCAAATCTATAGCAAACAAAATTAAAGACAAACAAGGGGACATAACAGAGGATGAG ACAATCCGCTTCAAGTCCTACCTGCTGAGCATGGGTATTGCTAACCCTGTCACCAGGGAGACACACGGCTCTGGCACGCATTACCACATGCAGCTGGCTAAACAACTAGGAGACATGCTCCAGGCCCCTCTGGAG GAGCGTGGAGGCATGATGGCGCTCACCGAGGTGTACTGTCTGGTCAACAGAGCTCGAGGCATGGAG CTTTTATCCCCGGAAGATTTGTTGAATGCATGCAAGATGTTTGAATCCTTGAATCTCCCATTGAG gctgtgtgtgtttgacagtGGCGTGATGGTGGTGCAGCTGCAGTCTCACAGCGAAGAGGAAATGATCGCCTCAGCACTGGACAAT GTGTCAGAGAAAGGTTCTTTAACAGCAGAGGAGTTTGCAAAACTGCTGGGTCTATCAGTTCTTCTGTCTAAAGAGCG GTTGCTACTGGCCGAGAAAATGGGCCACCTGTGTCGAGATGACTCGGTGGAGGGTTTGAGGTTCTACCCAAACCTCTTTTGA
- the proser1 gene encoding proline and serine-rich protein 1 isoform X2 — MDKKSFDIVLDEIRKCVLTDQRIKAIEQVHGYFSSEQVMEILKYFSWAEPQIKAVKALQHKMVAIPTTKVANILNCFTFSKDRLIVLELIALNISDAQNYRPVEDLFRIHLSEKKRARRILEQVCKVGCKAPVAMISSCGIIPGNPYPKGRPSLVAGTFPGIPPIKKEGEKKDDTANSMEGKGIAARIIGPFKPFPSSYNPHRPVPYPIPPCRPHATIAPSYTKPGNPQNTTPGVNSGPLLIPHGSTPSTPLPPQASPAQPPPTTPITPVFPGMVPSHNPNAPSPSPAPSPSVIKAGPQTPTGHATPTPSSVIKAHTPSGTPCGTPVPGSGGFPSSPFHSVSRPGTPATSRSGPDVLSQVNSMALTQQRTFSQSTDHQAGPAFHSITPQTGNHSGSVIRSYTPSGTPSTTPGIPSCSTPGPSPKPSHGHPPQAQAAMGPRGVLTHEQQRAALSRHAGGSSSGSNSPVPSAFKGTSHSGAPSASPLLVPGSAQAALARSLGLAHPSGSPQVSLPSPAAISGLQALSASPGPTHYQGLSPFPALSSSIPPTSIPSSISAMPPSANISNPPPTSIYPGLTPSAAPNAAAPFGLGLTSAPSIFPGLPPGASPAAFPGLGVSGGHGAGSPVLPSFIGLPGAAPSSVASVAPLQAAAVAAAAAAGVPASSPVLPGFASAFSSNFQPGLSSGLQAPAGSGFPGLLSFPGVPGFSPSASPAALGGLHNPTMQPGLLQAHPTSALERFPPQPNSFTNYPAGPGNPFPLQPGLHPQLGWQ, encoded by the exons ATGGATAAGAAATCATTTGACATCGTCTTGGATGAAATAAGGAAG TGTGTCCTGACTGATCAACGCATAAAAGCCATCGAGCAGGTTCATGGATACTTCTCCAGTGAACAG GTGATGGAGATACTGAAATACTTTTCATGGGCAGAACCTCAGATTAAAGCCGTAAAAGCTCTGCAGCAT AAAATGGTTGCAATCCCGACAACGAAAGTCGCAAACATTCTGAACTGTTTCACCTTTTCAAAGGACAGGCTGATTGTCTTGGAGCTGATTGCTTT GAACATTTCAGATGCCCAGAATTACCGCCCTGTAGAAGATTTGTTTCGCATCCACTTGTCGGAGAAGAAACGGGCTCGCAGGATCCTGGAGCAG gtatGCAAGGTGGGTTGCAAGGCGCCTGTAGCCATGATCTCATCCTGCGGTATAATACCAGGAAATCCATACCCAAAAGGGAGACCCAGTCTAGTTGCTGGCACATTTCCA GGAATCCCTCCAATTAAAAAGGAAGGGGAGAAGAAAGACGACACTGCAAACAGTATGGAGGGGAAAGGGATTGCCGCTCGGATAATTGGACCTTTCAAACCA TTTCCTTCAAGCTACAACCCTCATCGCCCCGTGCCCTACCCCATACCCCCGTGCAGACCCCACGCTACCATTGCACCAA GTTATACCAAACCAGGCAACCCCCAGAACACTACACCAGGAGTCAACAGTGGGCCGCTGCTAATTCCGCATGGCTCCACACCGTCCACTCCCCTCCCACCCCAGGCTTCCCCCGCCCAGCCACCTCCCACAACTCCCATCACACCTGTTTTTCCCGGTATGGTGCCCTCTCACAACCCCAACGCTCCATCTCCGTCCCCGGCACCTTCTCCATCTGTGATCAAAGCAGGTCCGCAGACCCCCACCGGCCATGCCACACCTACACCATCGTCTGTCATTAAAGCCCACACGCCCTCAGGAACCCCTTGTGGAACTCCTGTTCCTGGCAGCGGGGGGTTCCCCTCTTCTCCTTTCCATTCTGTTTCTCGACCGGGCACCCCTGCCACCTCCCGCAGTGGCCCCGATGTCCTGTCTCAGGTGAACTCCATGGCATTGACTCAGCAGAGGACGTTCTCCCAGTCTACAGACCATCAAGCAGGACCTGCCTTCCATAGCATAACCCCACAAACAGGTAACCACTCTGGCTCGGTGATTCGTAGCTACACCCCCTCTGGAACGCCATCTACCACCCCAGGGATTCCAAGTTGTTCCACCCCAGGCCCCAGCCCCAAACCCTCCCATGGTCATCCTCCCCAGGCTCAGGCTGCCATGGGTCCACGTGGAGTCCTTACGCACGAGCAGCAGCGTGCAGCTCTCAGCAGACACGCAGGAGGTAGCAGTAGTGGTAGTAACAGCCCCGTGCCTTCTGCTTTCAAGGGGACGTCTCATTCTGGAGCGCCATCTGCGAGCCCTCTGTTGGTCCCCGGATCGGCGCAGGCTGCCTTGGCCCGTTCTTTAGGGCTGGCACACCCCTCAGGTTCTCCTCAAGTCTCCCTCCCCAGTCCTGCTGCCATCTCCGGCCTCCAGGCTTTGTCTGCCAGCCCAGGCCCAACTCACTATCAGGGCCTCTCCCCGTTCCCCGCTCTGTCTTCCTCCATTCCTCCTACCTCCATCCCCTCATCGATATCCGCCATGCCCCCCTCGGCCAATATCTCTAATCCCCCGCCAACCTCAATCTACCCCGGCCTGACTCCCAGCGCTGCACCTAACGCAGCCGCTCCTTTTGGCTTAGGCCTCACGTCTGCTCCCTCTATATTCCCAGGCCTACCGCCTGGTGCAAGCCCTGCTGCTTTCCCAGGTTTGGGCGTTTCAGGAGGCCACGGTGCAGGGAGCCCAGTGTTGCCTTCTTTCATAGGCCTACCAGGAGCGGCTCCGTCGTCTGTTGCATCGGTGGCACCACTGCAGGCGGCAGCtgtagcagcagcagccgcaGCTGGCGTACCGGCATCATCGCCGGTTTTACCCGGGTTTGCGTCTGCCTTCAGCTCCAACTTCCAGCCTGG GCTGAGCAGCGGCCTCCAGGCTCCAGCTGGCAGCGGGTTCCCTGGATTGCTGTCCTTCCCGGGCGTCCCTGGCTTCTCGCCGTCCGCCTCCCCTGCTGCTCTCGGTGGTCTCCACAATCCAACCATGCAGCCTGGTTTGCTGCAg GCTCATCCCACATCTGCTTTGGAAAGGTTCCCCCCTCAGCCTAACTCTTTCACCAACTACCCCGCAGGCCCAGGAAATCCCTTCCCCCTCCAGCCTGGCCTGCATCCCCAGCTGGGTTGGCAGTGA
- the vps36 gene encoding vacuolar protein-sorting-associated protein 36 isoform X2, with the protein MPLSQIIFFEEQAAGIGKSAKIVIHLHPAPPHKEQGPYQHSKFSYIKLSFKEHGQIEFFRRLTEEMTQKRWENTPVSQHISSAISSQSGRTRAVGIVGIERKIEERRKETDKNISEAFEDLSKLMVKAKEMVELSKSIANKIKDKQGDITEDETIRFKSYLLSMGIANPVTRETHGSGTHYHMQLAKQLGDMLQAPLEERGGMMALTEVYCLVNRARGMELLSPEDLLNACKMFESLNLPLRLCVFDSGVMVVQLQSHSEEEMIASALDNVSEKGSLTAEEFAKLLGLSVLLSKERLLLAEKMGHLCRDDSVEGLRFYPNLF; encoded by the exons ATGCCACTGTCGCAGATCATCTTTTTTGAGGAACAGGCTGCAGGAATAGGGAAGAG TGCAAAAATTGTTATTCATCTGCACCCTGCACCGCCCCACAAGGAGCAAGGCCCTTACCAACACAGCAAGTTTTCCTACATCAAGCTCTCCTTTAAAGAACATGGACAGATTGAG tttttCAGGAGGCTAACAGAGGAAATGACTCAGAAAAGGTGGGAGAACACGCCCGTTTCACAACACATCTCATCAGCAATTTCGTCACAG TCAGGAAGGACGCGCGCGGTGGGGATTGTTGGCATCGAGCGTAAGATAGAGGAGAGGAGGAAAGAAACGGACAAAAACATCTCCGAG gCCTTTGAGGATCTCAGTAAGCTTATGGTAAAG GCCAAGGAGATGGTGGAGCTGTCCAAATCTATAGCAAACAAAATTAAAGACAAACAAGGGGACATAACAGAGGATGAG ACAATCCGCTTCAAGTCCTACCTGCTGAGCATGGGTATTGCTAACCCTGTCACCAGGGAGACACACGGCTCTGGCACGCATTACCACATGCAGCTGGCTAAACAACTAGGAGACATGCTCCAGGCCCCTCTGGAG GAGCGTGGAGGCATGATGGCGCTCACCGAGGTGTACTGTCTGGTCAACAGAGCTCGAGGCATGGAG CTTTTATCCCCGGAAGATTTGTTGAATGCATGCAAGATGTTTGAATCCTTGAATCTCCCATTGAG gctgtgtgtgtttgacagtGGCGTGATGGTGGTGCAGCTGCAGTCTCACAGCGAAGAGGAAATGATCGCCTCAGCACTGGACAAT GTGTCAGAGAAAGGTTCTTTAACAGCAGAGGAGTTTGCAAAACTGCTGGGTCTATCAGTTCTTCTGTCTAAAGAGCG GTTGCTACTGGCCGAGAAAATGGGCCACCTGTGTCGAGATGACTCGGTGGAGGGTTTGAGGTTCTACCCAAACCTCTTTTGA